A stretch of the Bradyrhizobium arachidis genome encodes the following:
- a CDS encoding twin-arginine translocation signal domain-containing protein, with the protein MVPLAAAQPGFRAAYSGPVWDTTWIYFGRRTFLKRSGVAAGALAALGNLPLGGLRKAEAGPPPPAGATVNRHALDTAGKIERPGNRIRISCVHPPVSCGASAWRCTVTGAS; encoded by the coding sequence GTGGTGCCGCTGGCCGCGGCACAGCCCGGGTTTCGGGCTGCCTACAGCGGCCCAGTTTGGGACACGACATGGATATACTTCGGTCGCCGCACGTTCCTCAAGCGCTCCGGTGTCGCCGCCGGCGCGCTGGCAGCGCTCGGCAATTTGCCGCTCGGCGGCTTACGCAAAGCGGAGGCTGGTCCGCCACCTCCGGCGGGTGCGACAGTTAATCGCCACGCGCTGGATACCGCCGGAAAGATCGAGCGACCAGGAAACCGCATTAGGATTAGCTGCGTTCACCCGCCGGTGTCGTGTGGGGCATCGGCATGGCGCTGCACGGTGACTGGCGCCTCCTAG
- a CDS encoding PLP-dependent aminotransferase family protein has translation MDWLPTLSEGSGPVYRRIVDALSNDIASGRLRRGQQLPTHRALAQALRIDLTTVTRAYGEARRRGLLDARVGQGTFVSETTTRATVDIPHPVKIDLSMNVPPQPIEANLDTRIAQGFASIQKEAGFSAFLNYQRPGGGEEDRDTAANWLRVRIPKAQTDRLAIYPGSQAAIFNVLLSLTSPGDVVLTEALTYPGIKAAAGKLGVRLVGVPMDEQGILPDALGSACRQHKPKAVYLVPTMHNPTTVTLSPSRRKAIAEIIRKAGAILIEDDAYGSLDPSVSPIANLIPERTYLAVSLSKCIAPALRLSFLLAPDVAADQILRNNLQATTQMAPPLMVALVMHWLRSGVADQIVTAIRNEAIGRQQLAAKLLKGQSFAAYPKGHHLWLSLPRHWNRGDFVAHVLREGLTVVASEAFAVDQVAAPHAVRVSLGAARNRTELSTALHLLAAALKSSTAAMQVV, from the coding sequence ATGGATTGGCTCCCTACATTGTCCGAGGGATCGGGTCCGGTTTACAGGCGGATTGTCGACGCCCTCTCGAACGATATTGCGAGCGGGCGGCTGAGGCGCGGCCAACAACTGCCGACCCATCGCGCGCTGGCGCAGGCCCTGAGAATTGATCTTACGACCGTGACCCGCGCGTACGGAGAGGCGCGCCGCCGCGGCTTGCTCGATGCGCGAGTGGGGCAGGGCACCTTCGTTTCCGAGACGACAACGCGTGCGACCGTCGATATTCCCCATCCGGTCAAGATTGATCTTTCCATGAACGTGCCGCCCCAGCCGATCGAGGCCAATCTCGACACTCGCATTGCACAAGGGTTTGCTTCGATTCAGAAGGAGGCAGGCTTTTCTGCCTTCCTCAACTATCAACGGCCGGGAGGTGGTGAGGAGGATCGCGATACAGCCGCCAATTGGCTTCGAGTACGGATTCCGAAAGCGCAAACCGATCGGCTCGCTATTTATCCGGGCAGCCAGGCGGCGATATTCAATGTGCTCCTGTCCCTCACTTCGCCGGGGGATGTGGTGCTAACAGAAGCGCTGACTTACCCCGGCATCAAGGCCGCTGCGGGAAAGCTGGGCGTGCGTCTCGTCGGCGTGCCAATGGACGAACAGGGTATTCTACCGGACGCGCTTGGCAGCGCATGCAGGCAACATAAGCCGAAAGCCGTCTATCTTGTTCCCACCATGCACAATCCCACGACCGTGACGCTGAGCCCATCTCGCCGAAAAGCGATTGCCGAGATTATTCGCAAGGCCGGAGCGATTCTAATCGAAGACGACGCATATGGCTCACTCGACCCCTCCGTTTCGCCGATCGCCAACTTAATCCCTGAGCGGACGTATCTCGCGGTGAGCCTGTCGAAGTGCATCGCGCCTGCGCTGCGTCTCTCATTCTTGCTCGCGCCAGATGTTGCGGCCGATCAGATACTCCGGAATAATCTTCAGGCTACCACTCAGATGGCACCGCCGCTAATGGTAGCCCTCGTGATGCATTGGCTTCGTTCCGGCGTCGCCGATCAGATCGTTACTGCGATCCGTAACGAAGCAATCGGACGCCAGCAACTGGCCGCAAAGCTATTAAAGGGGCAGTCGTTCGCTGCTTATCCCAAGGGACATCACCTCTGGCTGTCCTTGCCGCGCCACTGGAACAGAGGGGATTTCGTCGCGCACGTCCTGCGCGAGGGGTTAACCGTGGTAGCAAGCGAGGCTTTCGCTGTGGATCAGGTTGCCGCTCCTCACGCGGTGCGTGTTTCTCTCGGGGCGGCCCGCAATCGCACTGAACTTAGCACTGCACTGCATCTCCTGGCGGCAGCGCTAAAGAGTTCCACTGCAGCAATGCAGGTTGTCTAA
- a CDS encoding DUF983 domain-containing protein, producing the protein MACLVETTSLYQAIWRGFRCRCPNCGKGHLFGKYLKVADHCEECGEDFHHHRADDFPAYLVILVVGHVIVPVVLAVETAYSPPYWLHFLIWLPLIVVSTLGLLQPTKGAIVGLQWQTGMHGFEAAKRRRLEQLAITTSGTSAPA; encoded by the coding sequence ATGGCCTGCCTTGTAGAAACGACTTCGCTTTACCAGGCCATATGGCGCGGCTTTCGTTGCAGGTGCCCGAACTGCGGGAAAGGCCATCTATTCGGCAAGTATCTAAAGGTTGCTGATCACTGCGAAGAATGTGGCGAGGATTTTCATCACCACCGCGCCGACGACTTTCCGGCCTATCTCGTCATCCTCGTGGTTGGCCACGTCATCGTTCCGGTCGTTCTGGCGGTCGAGACTGCCTACTCGCCACCGTACTGGCTACACTTTCTGATCTGGCTACCACTGATTGTCGTGAGTACGCTTGGTCTTCTGCAGCCCACGAAGGGTGCAATCGTCGGCCTGCAGTGGCAGACGGGCATGCATGGTTTCGAAGCGGCCAAGAGGCGCAGGCTGGAGCAACTCGCTATCACAACTTCGGGAACATCCGCGCCGGCGTAG
- the hemA gene encoding 5-aminolevulinate synthase, protein MDYSSKFDSLLYDLKRDGRYRTFIDLERQVGALPTAIWRRPDGTERIVTVWCSNDYLGMGQHPDVLAAMQRTIAQTGGGTGGTRNISGHHHAHVLLEKELAELHGKAAALVFTSGWISNLATLGVIGKVLPDCVIFSDALNHNSMIEGIRRSGAERVIFPHNDVAYLDERMARYDRDRPKLVAFESVYSMDGDVAPIAAICDVADKHNALTYLDEVHGVGLYGPHGGGIAERDGVADRITIIEGTLAKAFGVMGGYIAAPGNLVDVIRSFADSFIFTTSIGPHLAAGAQAAIRHLRYSSTEREAQQRNIAQLKSMLGAAGLPVPLSDSHILPIMIGDAHLCRRISDELLERHSIYIQPINFPTVPRGQERLRLTPGPFHTERHISRLVGALIDVGEQLGWSWSKIAA, encoded by the coding sequence ATGGACTACAGCTCAAAGTTCGATTCCTTGCTGTATGATCTCAAGCGAGATGGCAGGTACCGAACCTTCATCGACCTCGAAAGGCAAGTCGGAGCGTTGCCCACAGCGATCTGGCGGCGGCCCGACGGCACGGAAAGAATCGTCACCGTGTGGTGCAGCAATGACTACCTTGGCATGGGTCAGCATCCTGACGTGCTCGCCGCCATGCAACGGACTATCGCCCAAACCGGCGGCGGAACGGGCGGAACCCGCAATATCTCCGGCCATCACCACGCGCATGTCCTGCTGGAGAAGGAGCTCGCGGAGCTGCATGGCAAGGCAGCGGCGTTGGTTTTCACGTCGGGCTGGATATCGAATCTCGCAACGCTCGGCGTGATCGGCAAGGTCCTCCCAGACTGTGTCATCTTCTCGGATGCGCTCAACCACAATTCGATGATCGAGGGAATCCGTCGCTCCGGCGCTGAGCGGGTCATCTTTCCGCATAACGACGTCGCCTATCTCGACGAGCGGATGGCGCGCTATGATCGGGACCGGCCGAAGCTCGTGGCTTTCGAGAGCGTCTACAGCATGGATGGCGACGTGGCTCCGATTGCCGCGATCTGCGATGTCGCCGATAAACATAACGCCCTCACCTATCTGGACGAGGTCCACGGCGTCGGCCTTTACGGTCCGCATGGCGGCGGGATCGCCGAGCGCGACGGCGTTGCCGATCGCATAACCATCATTGAGGGCACACTTGCCAAAGCATTCGGCGTGATGGGCGGATATATAGCCGCGCCCGGTAATCTGGTCGATGTCATCCGAAGTTTTGCGGACAGTTTCATCTTCACCACTTCCATCGGCCCCCACCTCGCGGCCGGCGCGCAGGCGGCGATCCGCCATCTGAGGTACAGCTCCACCGAGCGCGAGGCGCAACAGCGCAACATCGCACAACTGAAGTCCATGCTCGGCGCGGCGGGACTTCCCGTTCCGCTCAGCGACAGCCACATCCTGCCGATCATGATCGGCGACGCTCATCTGTGCCGCCGCATCAGCGACGAGTTGCTGGAACGGCATTCGATCTACATTCAGCCGATCAACTTTCCAACGGTTCCGCGCGGTCAGGAGCGACTTCGGCTGACCCCAGGTCCGTTTCACACCGAACGGCATATCAGCCGTCTCGTCGGAGCGCTGATCGATGTGGGCGAGCAATTGGGCTGGTCGTGGTCGAAGATTGCAGCTTGA